The following DNA comes from Huiozyma naganishii CBS 8797 chromosome 8, complete genome.
GCGGGCGGCCCTGTGCATCTTTCTCATTGACGAGCCAATGGTATCTTTCCTCATTCTGTTTATTGAAATTCTTCTTACCAGGTGGACTAGAAGCTATTTTGTTTGGCATTGGGGATTTCTTGATGGGGAGTTGAGAACGTTTTTGTACTGTCGGTTTGGGTGCCCGCTTTGAGTACCCTTGCAAGGCCAATATatcgtcatcgtcctcctcaGTGCCCTCAGACTTAACCCCTGGGTCGTTATCGTGTTCATCCTCAGATTCCTCTTCTTGCTTAACAGGCACATACACGTCATTATCACTGTCATTGTCTTCTGTAAAGAGTTTAgctttcttcctcctttgaaTAGACGACGACAATGGTGtatcgtcctcatcgtcgcTTTCTGCATAGTTTACAGGTTTCTTGGcccttttcaaagaggagagCGGCCTGTCATCCGAGGCCATCACCGTGTCTGAATCGTCCCCAGTCAAATCCACGGAATCATCGTACGATCCCTTTGCGAGTGCTGGTTCAGAACTAGCTGTTGGCCCTGTTTTGGGTTTCCTAGCGAGTGTCGAGATAGAGGgcaaagacgaagaaggaAGTGCTGTCGCGTCATCTGAAGGGGGGCTCTCCGTCTTGACACGACCCTCGGGCTTGTCAGTGTGACTTTGTTTTGTATCttgctttgaaaagaaggacagTAGACTGGACTgtttcatcttcttctgaGAAGATGAGGCGCCATCTTTAGCCCTTGCTATTTTCGATGGTTTGGGTGTCACTGGTACCATTGCGATGCGGTGctgatttcttcaatctACACAATTTGTATATCTTCTGTGTTGTTTGGAATGATGGAAAACCAGACCAGAAAAGCACTATTTCAGTAGTAAGTGCTTTGTTAAAACGGTTTCGAGCAATGTTCTAACGCCAGATATTTTGTTCCCTCTAAATTCATAGTAAACGCGTAAATTGTGACGCGTAATGcaagtggaaaaaaaaagacacaccaaaaaattaaccttttgaaaaatatgacagaaagagaaagtcATACACGTTTGTAAGCAAGAGAAGAGATCTTCGGGTGGTCCAGTTCGTAGTTCGCAGCTCTTCcacgagaaaaaaatattgaactGTGATAATTGTACATAGATTTGTGTTTCATTTTCTAGTTACTTGGTTGCTTTACCTTCTTGTGTGTGATATattagaaaaaaattatgCTTATGCTGATGACGGTAAAAGTGTCCGTTTCTTTCATGACTGCTGTTGGATTGTGTGTTGGAAGTATTCAGGGTCATCTTCCAGGGACTCCTTGATGATATCCAACCCGCCTTGGAATTCTCCGTTAATATACAGTTGTGGGAAAGTTGGCCAGTCTGAgaaattcttcaagttttcccGCACTGTACTGTCTCTCAAGATATCGAAGAACCCAAACCGCACCTGATGTTCTCTTAGTATCCCTACAATCTGTCTTGAGAACCCACATTTAGGTTCTGAGGGACTACCCTTCATGAACAACATCACAGGTGCTGCACTAACcagtttgttcaacttAGCTTCAACTTCCTCCTTtgtctcctcctcctcttcatccTCACCTTCACCCTCACTTTCATAGCCCTCAACCGGGGCACTCTTGCACTCATCCAAAGCTGTGACAAACTCCTTAGGGTCTGCCGTGGACAGTTCTCTTAAGATCGTGCCGTCTCTAATGATGACGAAGTACGGGACCGCGCTGACATCGAACAGTTCCACGATATCCCCCAATTCATCAGCATCGATCGTCAAGAACGAGACCTCCTCGCTGGACGAATCGTCTGCAATTGCATTGTACAGCACGTCGAGTTGCTTACAAGGCTCTGCCCAATTCGTACGGAAGTAAAGGACGATCAACTTCGACCCTGCCTCCGACGTCGTCAAGTTGGTGAACTGATCCTGGTCAGTGATTGTAATAGCCGGCATATTCTGTGGTGTGTTCTTGGTCCAACCTACAGACAAGTTAGAACTGTATCACACCTATTACTAATCTACTCACCACATCTTAAATACTATTACAGTCTCAGCGAACTGCGCAggttatattttttttttcacttatCCTTCCACCGTCGATCAAAAGggaacagaagaagagcaaagagGCTCGAAGTGTGGTTCAACCGCGATTCTGGCATTGGCTCCTGTCCAATGAAAGGAGAGGATATTAGTAATAATGGGAGAAAAAatggaggaaaaaataaagaaaaaggtCCTACCCGGATTCGAACCGGGGTTGTCCGGATCAAAACCGAAAGTGATAACCACTACACTATAGGACCAGacaattttgaatttttgttCACGACAATTCTTTATACATCTTGGTGTGATCGGCGTTACTATAGTTCGATTAAGTCCAAAAGCCCTGGGTACTGGTAACTGGAACAAGAGGAGTCCATCTCTTGTTCTGAATAGCAGGAACAAGGTTATTATCAACTGGATCGGTTTCTttaaacagaactatgtaACGAACTATTTCTATCTAGaatcaagaaaatatctCTTAAGTGAAagtttccttctttttcacttttcaTGAAAAATACATTTTTCTCGTGTGAAATTACAGTCTGCGACTTATCACTTCACACGGACAGTATTCTCGGTCATCGTGTCAAGCAATGGTATCGTTTACTTCCACACTGAAAATGCAGTTCTATTTTCCAGCACTGGGCTTTGAGTAATAAACGATAGTCGGTCTAGAGGGGTTTCCTAATGTTCAACCTAATGGTAAATAATAACAATGAAATATCAAAattgttggaaattatagGTCCAAACCCTATAATCTTCCTGGAgataagtacatttttgtctcacGTGAAAATAGAGAATTTTCACAACGgtatttttcactggaaaatatacttgaagatatatataagtCCTATCGCCTTGTGACTATGACTCCCGTCAGCGACCAGTAATTCCGTATCCGGATATACCCTGAATCGGTATCTTTGATCAATGTTCCATCCTTAGTTGTCATAATATCTCACCTTCCTCCAGAAAGCCCTTATACCGTATTTTAGTGTTAACATCGAGGTTtatctctcttcttcgaacctcaaacaatacaattttcattttttggaaaaatgtGCGGTCTGCCGTTAATATCTGATTTTGTCACGTTCCCGGGCTATCCCCGCCAGATAGGTGAAAAAACAGAGCTGAAAAGAAGAcccaagaggaaacagcagcagacgTTGTGCGTGTGCGCTCTCCTCACAACAACAATCGGTGCACCAACTGCCCACTGCCCACTGCCCACGGCGTCCCCCCGCAGAAACAAAGCCCCGCTCCCCACCCCCGGACAGACCGGAACACTCCGCACCACAGTGAGCCGGGGGGGCGGTGCCCGGCAAAAAACCGCAAAACGGGACTGCACTGGGAATTAAACCCGCAAAACAGTGCAAAACGGCTCTGAAAAGACAGGGAAAAAACCGCACCGGCCGTGCAGCGTGACATGAGTGTTACCCTCCTCGGTTCTTTCGCCACCCGTCTCTGCCTTCCTGCCCCCACCCCCCCGGGCCAAGACTACGCCTAGAACAGTGATACCACGAACCTGACTACGACCCATCATCACACACACGCCGCGCCACCGAATCAACTGACTCGCCCCCCACACCGTAGTACTCACTCTTACTCTCTCTCCCCCCCatacaacaagaaaaaaaaagaaacgaaaatGTATGAGAAAAAGGAGGTGCTACTCAAGAAACAGATacaaagagagagataCACACACTTGCCACTTGCTTTATACAAACCTGTAGTGACCTACTTGGGACTACAACTGCTCAGCTCAGTTCTAGTCTAGTTCACTGTTCGTAATAGTAGTCTTaactttctcttcttccctCCTTACCTCactttctcctcttcttgaacgcagagaagaaaaaaaaaataaaaataaaaaaaaaagaaataaagaaagtaagaaacaagaaacaagaaacacacTTTCTCACTCTCTCACTTTCTCAATTTGAAATCAGAAAGGTAACTTTACACTGATAATAAACACTCCACTCTCCCCCCCCCTCTACGAACACATACTAGCAATGTCCCAAAGTCGTGAAGATTCCGTTTACTTGGCCAAGCTTGCCGAACAGGCCGAGCGTTACGAGGAAATGGTCGAAAGTATGAAGGAGGTCGCCTCCTCTGGGCAGGAACTGTCCGTCGAGGAGAGAAACCTGCTGTCTGTCGCCTACAAGAACGTCATTGGTGCCAGACGTGCCTCTTGGAGAATCGTCTCCTCGATCGAGCAGAAGGAGGAGACGAAGGAGAAGTCCGAACACCAGGTCGAGTTGATTAAGAACTACCGTGCCAAGATCGAGGACGAGTTGACCAAGATCTCCGACGACATCTTGTCCGTCTTGGACGCGCACCTGATCCCATCCGCCACCACGGGCGAGTCCAAGGTCTTCTACTACAAGATGAAGGGGGACTACCACCGTTACTTGGCTGAGTTCTCAAGCGGTGACGTCAGAGAGAAGGCCACGCAGGCCTCCTTGGGCGCGTACCAGAAGGCCTCCGAGATCGCCACCACGGACTTGCCACCAACCCACCCAATCCGTCTAGGGTTGGCTTTGAACTTCTCCGTCTTCTACTACGAGATCCAGAACTCCCCAGACAAGGCATGCCACTTGGCCAAACAGGCCTTCGACGACGCCATCGCTGAATTGGACACGCTGTCCGAAGAATCCTACAAGGACAGCACTTTGATCATGCAATTGCTAAGAGATAACTTGACTTTGTGGACCTCGGACATGTCCGAGAGCAACGAGGACtctcaacaacaacaatcGCAACAGACGCCTGCTGAACAAAGCAACAATGCTGAAGAACCACCAAAATAAAATGGAATGAGTAGGgaaaaaagggaaagtgGCGTGAACAATAAAAGATAATGACCATAAAATGAATTGAAGGGGGAatgagagagagaaacTGCTAGTCCAAGGGAGAGtaagaacaaaaaacaagaagaagaagaagttgaacaaaacCAGTGAATAAATTTTCTACCGatgaaagaagaagtgaACGCGGTGCGGTGATCTGAAGAGGGAGGGTGTAATTGAATTGTGTTAGCTTTCAATTGCAGGCTCTCTCTTGCTCCACCGATGTACCTGATCTGCCTTgagtttttctttccttccttCTATCTATCATCCTCACTGGTAAAACCCTCTGAAAACCGTCCTCCTTCTTCCTCGTTCTTCCTTTCTTTGTTTCCGCTTCTATTTCTGTTTATTTTATTATATCTACTTTTcttattattattactatta
Coding sequences within:
- the GRX3 gene encoding monothiol glutaredoxin GRX3 (similar to Saccharomyces cerevisiae GRX3 (YDR098C) and GRX4 (YER174C); ancestral locus Anc_8.240) is translated as MPAITITDQDQFTNLTTSEAGSKLIVLYFRTNWAEPCKQLDVLYNAIADDSSSEEVSFLTIDADELGDIVELFDVSAVPYFVIIRDGTILRELSTADPKEFVTALDECKSAPVEGYESEGEGEDEEEEETKEEVEAKLNKLVSAAPVMLFMKGSPSEPKCGFSRQIVGILREHQVRFGFFDILRDSTVRENLKNFSDWPTFPQLYINGEFQGGLDIIKESLEDDPEYFQHTIQQQS
- the BMH2 gene encoding 14-3-3 family protein BMH2 (similar to Saccharomyces cerevisiae BMH2 (YDR099W) and BMH1 (YER177W); ancestral locus Anc_8.243) — protein: MSQSREDSVYLAKLAEQAERYEEMVESMKEVASSGQELSVEERNLLSVAYKNVIGARRASWRIVSSIEQKEETKEKSEHQVELIKNYRAKIEDELTKISDDILSVLDAHLIPSATTGESKVFYYKMKGDYHRYLAEFSSGDVREKATQASLGAYQKASEIATTDLPPTHPIRLGLALNFSVFYYEIQNSPDKACHLAKQAFDDAIAELDTLSEESYKDSTLIMQLLRDNLTLWTSDMSESNEDSQQQQSQQTPAEQSNNAEEPPK